In Thermodesulforhabdaceae bacterium, the following proteins share a genomic window:
- a CDS encoding ParA family protein yields the protein MSKQAFVVSIANQKGGVGKTTTAVNLSVGVAKLGYRVLLIDADPQANASSGFGLRINSKDPSFADFFTGEISNLPIMRPFVNIDLWVSPSHRKLASVEWTSGKSSFQNEKFLSQAIQEIRKDFDIIFFDCPPSLGLITVNCIVGSDAVLIPLQCEYYALEGLSFLLDTIRRIKTRWNPFLRINGIVFTMFDRRNNLSHQVVQEIQSASPFYVYKTTIPRNVRLGEAPSHGLPAVIYDPHCPGSKAYLELSKEFTKRLGA from the coding sequence TTGTCAAAACAAGCTTTTGTTGTTTCCATAGCAAACCAGAAAGGTGGAGTCGGAAAAACTACCACAGCCGTGAATCTATCAGTAGGGGTAGCAAAGCTCGGGTATCGAGTCCTCTTAATTGACGCTGATCCCCAAGCTAACGCTTCAAGCGGTTTTGGGCTTAGAATAAACAGCAAAGATCCTTCCTTTGCCGATTTTTTTACGGGTGAAATAAGTAACCTGCCCATCATGCGCCCCTTTGTAAACATCGATCTCTGGGTTAGCCCTTCTCATAGAAAACTTGCTTCTGTCGAATGGACATCTGGAAAATCCTCATTCCAAAATGAAAAATTTTTATCCCAAGCAATTCAAGAAATTCGTAAAGATTTCGACATAATCTTTTTCGACTGCCCACCATCACTTGGATTGATTACCGTAAACTGTATAGTCGGAAGTGATGCCGTGCTAATCCCACTCCAGTGTGAATACTACGCTCTTGAAGGCTTATCATTCCTGTTAGATACAATTCGCAGAATTAAAACCCGCTGGAACCCCTTTCTGCGCATAAACGGTATTGTCTTTACTATGTTCGATCGCCGAAATAACCTGTCTCATCAAGTTGTTCAGGAAATTCAATCAGCATCCCCATTCTACGTTTACAAAACCACAATTCCAAGAAACGTCCGCCTTGGAGAAGCTCCAAGCCACGGTTTGCCAGCCGTAATTTATGATCCTCATTGCCCGGGATCTAAAGCATATCTAGAACTTTCCAAAGAATTCACAAAACGTCTAGGAGCATAG